One Anaerolineae bacterium genomic region harbors:
- the feoB gene encoding ferrous iron transport protein B — translation MKAPVMSCHSVTTTARPSQPAELRVALAGQPNVGKSTLFNLLTGLNQHVGNWPGKTVEKKEGYFRYDGLQIQLVDLPGTYSLTANSLEELIAREYIIQERPDVVVVVLDAATLERNLYLVAELLPLPSRVVVALNMIDVAEQEGVHIEPEVLQAALGVPVVPMVATKNRGVRELVDVVVRLARGEIPYEPKLPQVRADHQQVLERVKELICPYVPAPYPPDWVALKLLEGDRHLTELMDSHLPADIRQQVHALLAQHDDALMAVASGRYEWVGRMVRAAVVRPQAGQITLTGRLDRWATHPFWGLIILAGVLGVVFWLTFTIGSPIQEWLDTVIINGLRGWLSAMLAGAPAWLSGVIVDGVLGGAGMVVTFLPILVIFFTVLALLEDTGYMARAAFVMDRFMHMMGLHGKSFLPLLLGFGCNVPAVMGTRIIDTPRSRLLTIMLAPLVPCAARMAVIAFLTPVFFGRSAALVAWGLVAMSLLVLALAGLLLSKVMMKGERAAFIMELPLYHKPNARTIALQVWQHVQEFLRKAGTLILIMSVVMWALSTLPAGNIETSYLATFGRWAAPLGALLGLDWRMLVALLSSFVAKENAIATMAILYAGADQAGLVARLSTAVTPASALAFLVVQILFIPCVATVATIRQETGSWKWTIANILGLLVISFTMGILVYRLALLILP, via the coding sequence ATGAAGGCACCAGTGATGTCTTGTCATTCGGTCACGACGACTGCTCGGCCGTCCCAACCGGCAGAACTGCGGGTAGCCCTGGCCGGCCAGCCCAACGTCGGCAAATCCACCCTCTTCAACCTGCTGACCGGTCTGAATCAGCATGTGGGCAACTGGCCGGGCAAGACGGTGGAGAAGAAAGAGGGCTATTTCCGCTATGACGGCCTGCAAATTCAACTGGTAGACCTGCCCGGCACCTACAGCCTGACCGCCAATTCGCTGGAGGAGCTGATCGCTCGCGAGTACATCATCCAGGAACGGCCGGATGTGGTGGTCGTGGTGCTGGACGCCGCCACCCTGGAACGCAACCTGTACCTGGTGGCGGAGCTCCTGCCCCTGCCCTCGCGCGTGGTGGTGGCGCTGAACATGATCGACGTGGCGGAGCAGGAAGGGGTGCACATCGAACCGGAGGTGCTCCAAGCCGCCCTGGGCGTGCCGGTGGTGCCCATGGTAGCCACCAAGAACCGCGGCGTGCGGGAACTGGTAGATGTGGTGGTGCGGCTGGCGCGCGGGGAGATCCCGTATGAGCCGAAACTGCCGCAGGTGCGCGCCGACCATCAGCAGGTGCTGGAGCGGGTCAAGGAGCTGATCTGTCCGTATGTGCCGGCCCCCTACCCGCCCGATTGGGTGGCCCTCAAACTGTTGGAGGGCGACCGACATCTGACCGAGTTGATGGACAGCCACCTGCCGGCGGATATCCGTCAGCAAGTGCATGCCCTCCTGGCTCAACACGACGATGCCCTGATGGCCGTGGCCAGCGGACGCTATGAATGGGTGGGACGCATGGTGCGCGCCGCGGTGGTGCGGCCGCAGGCCGGCCAGATCACCCTCACCGGCCGGCTGGACCGCTGGGCGACCCACCCCTTCTGGGGGCTGATCATCCTGGCCGGCGTCCTGGGGGTCGTCTTCTGGCTGACCTTCACCATCGGCTCGCCCATTCAGGAATGGCTGGACACCGTCATTATCAACGGCCTGCGGGGATGGCTGAGCGCCATGCTGGCCGGGGCGCCGGCCTGGCTGAGCGGCGTGATCGTGGACGGCGTGCTGGGCGGCGCCGGCATGGTCGTCACCTTCCTGCCCATCCTGGTCATCTTCTTCACCGTGCTGGCACTGCTGGAGGATACCGGCTATATGGCGCGTGCCGCCTTCGTCATGGACCGCTTCATGCACATGATGGGCTTGCACGGCAAAAGCTTCCTGCCCCTGCTGTTGGGTTTTGGATGCAACGTGCCGGCGGTCATGGGCACCCGCATCATCGACACGCCGCGCTCCCGACTGCTGACCATTATGCTGGCCCCGCTGGTGCCCTGCGCGGCCCGCATGGCGGTCATCGCCTTCCTGACGCCGGTGTTCTTCGGCCGGTCTGCCGCGCTGGTGGCCTGGGGACTGGTGGCCATGAGCCTGCTTGTGCTGGCGCTGGCGGGTTTGCTGTTGAGCAAGGTGATGATGAAAGGGGAGCGCGCCGCCTTCATTATGGAACTGCCGCTGTATCATAAGCCGAATGCGCGCACCATTGCCCTGCAGGTCTGGCAGCACGTGCAGGAGTTTCTGCGCAAGGCCGGCACGCTCATCCTGATTATGTCGGTCGTGATGTGGGCGCTTTCCACCCTGCCGGCCGGCAATATCGAGACGAGCTACCTGGCCACCTTCGGCCGCTGGGCAGCTCCGCTGGGGGCGCTCCTCGGGCTGGACTGGCGCATGCTGGTGGCACTGCTGAGCAGCTTCGTGGCCAAAGAGAACGCCATTGCCACCATGGCCATCTTGTACGCCGGTGCGGACCAGGCCGGCCTCGTTGCGCGGTTGAGCACTGCGGTGACGCCGGCCTCTGCCCTGGCCTTCCTGGTGGTGCAAATCCTGTTCATCCCCTGCGTCGCCACGGTGGCCACCATCCGCCAGGAGACCGGCTCCTGGAAATGGACCATTGCTAATATCCTGGGCCTGCTGGTCATCTCATTCACCATGGGCATTTTGGTGTATCGGCTTGCCCTGTTGATACTGCCTTGA
- a CDS encoding MarR family transcriptional regulator, with the protein MLEQLLRELAAGSPLHLDELAAKLGVTPQLVTAMLEDLERMGYVKTLTASCDTACAGCAYHGLCQLVGGGRIWTLTEAGQRAAAK; encoded by the coding sequence ATGCTGGAACAGTTACTGCGTGAGCTGGCCGCCGGCAGTCCCCTGCATCTGGACGAACTGGCCGCCAAATTGGGAGTCACCCCCCAGCTCGTCACAGCCATGCTGGAGGACCTGGAGCGTATGGGCTATGTGAAAACGCTCACCGCGTCCTGCGACACGGCATGCGCCGGCTGTGCCTATCACGGGCTTTGCCAGTTGGTGGGCGGCGGGCGCATCTGGACTCTGACGGAGGCCGGCCAGCGCGCCGCCGCGAAATAA
- the cobC gene encoding alpha-ribazole phosphatase, producing the protein MLRLLLIRHGQTLWNAELRYQGQTDVPLNELGRRQAEALGRRLAGETIHAVYASDLQRAVDTAIPLAVPRRLEIIKEPRLRELNFGEWEGHTFEEIRQRDPEAYQAWLRAPERFSAPGGETDTQLRERVRAWLDEVRAKHDEQTIAVVAHGGSLIILLQITLGLPSEARWKFRMTHGSISELHLFPDGWAVLARLNDTCHLDGLTG; encoded by the coding sequence ATGCTGCGCCTTCTGCTCATCCGTCATGGACAGACCCTATGGAACGCGGAACTGCGCTATCAGGGACAGACCGATGTGCCGTTGAACGAGTTGGGCCGCCGGCAGGCGGAGGCGCTGGGCCGCCGGCTGGCCGGCGAGACCATCCATGCCGTATACGCCAGCGACCTCCAGCGCGCCGTCGACACCGCGATTCCGCTGGCGGTCCCGCGCCGGCTGGAAATCATCAAGGAACCTCGCCTCCGGGAGCTGAATTTCGGGGAATGGGAAGGGCATACGTTCGAAGAAATTCGCCAGCGCGACCCAGAGGCCTATCAAGCCTGGCTGCGCGCGCCGGAACGGTTCTCCGCGCCGGGCGGGGAAACCGATACACAACTGCGGGAGCGCGTGCGGGCCTGGCTGGATGAGGTGCGGGCGAAGCACGATGAGCAAACCATCGCCGTCGTCGCTCACGGCGGGTCCCTGATAATCCTGTTACAGATTACACTGGGCCTGCCCTCGGAGGCGCGCTGGAAGTTCCGCATGACGCATGGGTCGATCTCGGAACTGCACCTTTTCCCCGACGGCTGGGCTGTGCTGGCCCGGCTGAACGATACCTGCCACCTGGATGGGCTGACGGGTTAG
- a CDS encoding nodulation protein NfeD codes for MRARSERARAARRLRLFIYALMVALSLVSSWSAEAQAPAGRVDVLTVSGAITPIIQGYITRGIEQAEMDGAAALVIQLDTPGGSVEVTKAITQRMLAARVPIVVFVAPAGAHAASAGTFITLAAHVAAMAPGTSIGAASPVAGGGEELPETSKEKAISILEADLKGLARRRGEKAVEWAGQAVREARASTAEEALEYDVIDVIANDIDDLLAKLDGRQVVVAGETITLHTAGLPWQEIPLGAIERFLHAITDPNIAFILMTLGLNGILFELASPGGYAAGIIGGICLVLALYALGVLSVNYTGLIFIVLAFVLFILDIKAPTHGVLTAGGIASFILGTLVLFSSSYMPISLSLVITVALATGAFFAFVVAKAVGAMRRRPTTGEEGMIGELAEVRSPLVPEGMVFVQGELWMARSQDGTSIPAGEKVVVVGREGFRLIVQPAGEASAPSASASKEAS; via the coding sequence ATGAGAGCCCGCAGTGAGAGGGCAAGAGCCGCTCGCCGGCTCAGGCTGTTCATATACGCCCTGATGGTGGCGCTTTCACTGGTGAGCTCCTGGAGCGCGGAGGCGCAGGCGCCGGCCGGCCGGGTGGATGTGCTGACGGTCTCCGGCGCCATCACTCCCATCATTCAGGGATATATTACCCGCGGCATCGAGCAGGCGGAAATGGACGGCGCGGCCGCCCTGGTCATCCAGCTCGACACCCCGGGCGGTTCTGTGGAGGTGACCAAGGCCATCACACAGCGCATGCTGGCGGCGCGGGTGCCCATCGTGGTGTTTGTGGCGCCGGCCGGCGCGCACGCCGCCTCGGCCGGCACCTTCATCACCCTGGCCGCGCATGTCGCCGCCATGGCGCCCGGCACGAGCATCGGAGCGGCCAGCCCGGTCGCCGGCGGAGGCGAGGAACTGCCCGAGACCTCCAAGGAGAAGGCCATTTCCATCCTGGAGGCCGATTTGAAGGGCCTGGCCCGCCGGCGCGGCGAGAAAGCGGTGGAATGGGCCGGCCAGGCGGTGCGCGAAGCGCGCGCCTCGACTGCTGAGGAAGCCCTGGAGTACGACGTCATTGATGTCATCGCCAACGATATCGACGACCTGCTGGCCAAGCTGGACGGCCGGCAGGTGGTGGTCGCCGGCGAGACCATCACCTTGCACACGGCCGGCCTCCCCTGGCAGGAGATCCCCCTAGGGGCCATCGAGCGCTTTCTGCATGCCATCACCGACCCCAACATCGCCTTTATCCTGATGACGCTGGGCCTGAACGGCATCTTGTTTGAGCTGGCCAGCCCGGGCGGCTATGCGGCCGGCATCATCGGCGGCATCTGCCTGGTCCTGGCACTGTACGCCCTGGGAGTGCTCTCGGTGAACTACACGGGCCTCATTTTCATCGTGTTGGCATTTGTGCTCTTTATCCTGGACATCAAGGCGCCCACGCACGGCGTGCTGACCGCCGGCGGCATCGCCTCCTTCATCCTGGGCACGCTGGTGCTGTTCAGCTCCTCATACATGCCCATCTCCCTCTCGCTGGTCATCACCGTGGCCCTGGCGACGGGTGCCTTTTTCGCTTTTGTGGTGGCGAAGGCGGTGGGGGCAATGCGCCGGCGGCCCACCACCGGCGAAGAAGGGATGATCGGGGAGCTGGCCGAGGTGCGGTCGCCGCTGGTACCGGAGGGCATGGTCTTCGTCCAGGGCGAGCTGTGGATGGCGCGCAGTCAGGATGGAACGTCCATCCCGGCCGGCGAAAAGGTGGTGGTGGTCGGGCGCGAGGGGTTCCGCTTGATCGTACAGCCCGCCGGCGAGGCATCGGCGCCGTCTGCCAGCGCATCAAAGGAGGCGTCATGA
- a CDS encoding acyl-CoA thioesterase: protein MTVEQIGRRLRTFYKVRSFHIDVYGHVNNAEYLRFAEMARDDFMEYLGLTVPQLLDAGVRLVIAETRVRYLRPAVYGDTLEIWGWISELGRVRSVWEQEMRRAGTEEVLTHIWSRVACLDAGNRIIPIPAALRQVLERVLEPAGNPPA from the coding sequence ATGACGGTGGAGCAGATTGGCCGGCGCCTGCGCACCTTCTATAAGGTGCGCAGTTTCCACATTGACGTGTACGGCCACGTCAACAATGCCGAGTATCTGCGCTTTGCGGAGATGGCGCGCGATGACTTCATGGAATATCTTGGCCTGACGGTGCCGCAGTTACTGGATGCCGGCGTGCGCCTGGTCATCGCCGAGACGCGCGTGCGCTATCTGCGGCCGGCCGTTTACGGCGACACCCTCGAAATCTGGGGCTGGATCAGCGAGCTGGGGCGCGTGCGCTCCGTGTGGGAGCAGGAGATGCGGCGCGCCGGCACGGAGGAGGTCCTCACGCATATCTGGTCGCGGGTGGCCTGTCTGGATGCGGGGAACCGCATCATCCCCATCCCGGCGGCACTGCGCCAGGTGCTGGAGCGGGTGCTGGAGCCGGCAGGGAACCCGCCGGCCTAA
- a CDS encoding metal-dependent transcriptional regulator — protein sequence MLHSESAEDYLKTICKMGGMQGAVSTSALASRLGISPVSVHEMIRKLAEQGLVEYTPYRGVSLTPAGLRAAQNVFRRHRLWERFLHDSLGLPWARVHEEAERLEHVTSQEVSDRLAQFLNYPQECPHGHPIGQEACACEDEAARPLLELAAGESAEIERVPEDNAQMLEYLDRLGLRPGVRVTMVEIAPFDGPVTIELDGERKAIGRPLAERILVHIAASHNAENQGG from the coding sequence ATGCTGCACAGCGAGAGCGCGGAAGACTATCTGAAGACCATATGCAAGATGGGCGGGATGCAGGGGGCGGTGTCCACCAGCGCGCTGGCCTCTCGCCTGGGGATATCGCCGGTATCCGTGCATGAAATGATCCGCAAGCTGGCGGAGCAGGGGCTGGTGGAGTACACCCCCTATCGGGGAGTATCGCTGACGCCGGCCGGCCTGCGCGCGGCGCAGAACGTCTTCCGCCGGCATCGCCTCTGGGAGCGCTTCCTGCATGACTCCCTCGGCCTCCCCTGGGCGCGCGTGCACGAGGAGGCCGAACGTCTGGAACACGTCACTTCCCAAGAAGTGTCGGACCGCCTGGCCCAGTTCCTGAACTACCCGCAGGAATGCCCCCACGGCCACCCCATCGGGCAGGAAGCGTGTGCCTGCGAGGATGAAGCGGCACGCCCACTGTTGGAGCTGGCGGCCGGCGAAAGCGCGGAGATCGAGCGCGTCCCCGAGGACAACGCCCAGATGCTGGAGTATCTGGATCGCCTGGGACTGCGCCCCGGCGTGCGGGTCACTATGGTCGAGATTGCCCCGTTCGACGGCCCGGTGACCATCGAACTGGACGGCGAGCGCAAGGCCATCGGCCGGCCGCTGGCGGAGCGCATCCTGGTGCATATCGCCGCATCCCACAACGCAGAAAATCAAGGAGGATAA
- a CDS encoding HypC/HybG/HupF family hydrogenase formation chaperone, protein EVCLAFTPDVQVGDYVIVHAGYAISRLNEQEAQEALQALAELAEFSAAEEESPFFAAGE, encoded by the coding sequence GCGAGGTGTGTCTGGCCTTTACCCCTGACGTTCAGGTGGGCGACTATGTGATCGTGCATGCCGGCTACGCCATCAGCCGGCTGAATGAGCAGGAAGCCCAGGAAGCCCTGCAGGCCCTTGCCGAGCTGGCGGAATTCTCGGCGGCCGAGGAGGAATCCCCGTTCTTCGCCGCCGGCGAATGA
- a CDS encoding ferrous iron transport protein A, giving the protein MAETKKAIVPLDVVPAGETVLLQEIVGGHGILSRLATLGFTPGTPLTMIQNFGHGPLIVQVRDARIALGRGEARHILVQADEKTAARIDPRFVQRTFVSRRPDA; this is encoded by the coding sequence ATGGCGGAGACCAAGAAAGCCATCGTTCCTCTGGACGTCGTGCCGGCCGGCGAAACGGTGCTCCTGCAGGAGATCGTCGGCGGCCACGGCATCCTCAGCCGGCTGGCCACGCTGGGATTTACCCCTGGCACGCCGCTGACCATGATTCAGAACTTCGGGCACGGCCCGCTCATCGTGCAGGTGCGCGATGCACGCATTGCGCTCGGCCGCGGCGAAGCGCGCCATATCCTCGTGCAGGCGGATGAGAAGACCGCGGCACGCATTGACCCGCGCTTTGTCCAGCGCACGTTCGTATCGCGCCGGCCCGACGCATAA